One window of Erwinia aphidicola genomic DNA carries:
- a CDS encoding DUF2878 domain-containing protein, with amino-acid sequence MSRWRFWLLTLGFDLYWGLAVALRERIWLALSAVALLAWLLCPREVKVRLLLVAAGGVALDSLWLWSGLFSFSGVAFFPPWMLALWLVFACWWWLLQQRFALRSPLLALVGALGGPFAYFVGERLGAMQLHQPALLVFGVLAVGWAIYLPLVSACLGSSECQPRAEQKR; translated from the coding sequence ATGAGCCGCTGGCGCTTCTGGCTGTTGACCCTGGGCTTTGATCTCTACTGGGGGCTGGCTGTCGCGCTGCGCGAGCGCATCTGGCTGGCATTATCGGCGGTGGCGCTGCTGGCGTGGCTACTCTGCCCGCGCGAGGTAAAAGTCCGGCTACTGCTGGTAGCCGCGGGTGGCGTTGCCCTCGACAGCCTGTGGCTATGGAGCGGGCTGTTCAGCTTTAGCGGCGTTGCGTTTTTCCCGCCCTGGATGCTGGCGCTGTGGCTGGTGTTCGCCTGCTGGTGGTGGCTGCTACAGCAGCGCTTTGCTTTACGTTCCCCGCTATTGGCGCTGGTGGGGGCGCTGGGCGGCCCGTTTGCTTATTTCGTCGGGGAACGGCTGGGCGCGATGCAGCTACATCAGCCTGCGCTCCTGGTGTTTGGCGTGCTGGCGGTGGGTTGGGCGATCTATCTGCCGCTGGTGTCTGCCTGTCTCGGCTCGAGCGAGTGCCAGCCACGGGCCGAGCAGAAAAGATGA
- a CDS encoding SAM-dependent methyltransferase produces MTGSDISLTTRRKTGKRFCASRRVVFSLLQHIEDAGLTLHDPYLGSQFFGDEQAALQAEVVVHHCRAYRRVLFGGSIAAAESFMDGDWETPDLTAVILTLANNSRVVDKLESRLSWISAPLNQLVHALRRNNVRQAKRNIAAHYDLGNDFYTSFLDEEMLYSSALFPQPEMSLEQAQQAKMKRLCVKLALSPHDHLLEIGTGWGAMAEYAAREYGCRVTTTTISQEQYEYSCQRIAAAGLSDRVTVLCEDYRNLTGQYDKIVSIEMIEAVGKAYIPLFIERCQQLLKPGGRLAIQAITISEERFASYARGVDFIQRYIFPGGFLPSVSLLQKTLKAVSDFSVLDQFELGHDYAQTLQHWRRRFDNAWPQLAQGRFDERFRRMWLYYLCYCEAGFRSNTIGTVQLTLQRA; encoded by the coding sequence ATGACTGGCAGCGATATCAGCCTGACCACCCGCAGAAAAACGGGTAAACGTTTTTGTGCTTCGCGCCGGGTGGTCTTCTCCCTGCTGCAGCACATTGAGGATGCCGGGCTGACGCTGCACGATCCCTATCTGGGCAGCCAGTTCTTCGGCGACGAGCAGGCAGCGCTGCAGGCGGAAGTGGTGGTGCATCATTGCCGTGCTTACCGCCGGGTTCTGTTCGGCGGCAGTATCGCGGCGGCGGAATCCTTTATGGACGGCGACTGGGAGACCCCGGACCTGACGGCGGTGATCCTGACGCTGGCGAACAACAGCCGCGTCGTCGATAAGCTGGAGTCCCGCCTCAGCTGGATAAGCGCCCCGCTCAATCAGCTGGTGCATGCCCTGCGCCGCAACAACGTGCGTCAGGCGAAACGCAATATCGCCGCGCACTATGACCTCGGCAACGACTTTTATACCAGCTTCCTTGACGAAGAGATGCTCTACTCCAGCGCACTGTTCCCGCAGCCGGAGATGTCGCTGGAGCAGGCACAGCAGGCCAAAATGAAGCGGCTGTGCGTCAAGCTGGCACTTAGCCCGCACGATCACCTGCTGGAGATTGGCACCGGCTGGGGGGCAATGGCCGAATATGCCGCGCGCGAATACGGCTGCCGCGTCACGACCACCACCATCTCGCAGGAGCAGTATGAATACAGCTGCCAGCGCATCGCCGCCGCCGGGCTAAGCGACCGCGTCACGGTGCTGTGCGAGGATTACCGTAACCTGACCGGGCAGTACGACAAAATCGTCTCGATTGAGATGATCGAAGCGGTCGGCAAAGCCTATATTCCGCTGTTTATCGAACGTTGCCAGCAGCTGCTGAAACCGGGCGGACGCCTGGCGATTCAGGCCATCACCATCAGCGAGGAGCGCTTTGCCAGCTACGCGCGCGGCGTCGATTTTATTCAGCGCTACATCTTCCCCGGCGGCTTCCTGCCTTCGGTCAGCCTGCTGCAGAAGACCCTGAAAGCCGTGAGTGATTTCAGCGTGCTCGACCAGTTTGAGCTTGGCCATGACTACGCGCAGACCCTGCAACACTGGCGGCGGCGCTTTGACAACGCCTGGCCGCAGCTGGCGCAGGGCCGCTTCGACGAGCGCTTCCGCCGCATGTGGCTCTATTACCTGTGCTACTGCGAAGCGGGCTTCCGCTCCAACACCATTGGCACTGTCCAGCTGACGCTGCAGCGCGCATGA
- a CDS encoding DUF1365 domain-containing protein, whose product MNSVLYSGHVRHRRFTPVDHQFSYRIFMPLIDLDELPLLKNVGIGHSRLRAASFSSDDYLGGGDIKQRAQARIAQLTGEQLSGRVMLLTQLRYFGCSFNPVNFYYLYDDADTLRWMLAEVRNTPWNERHTYAVKPDGSETTEKVFHVSPFNPLEMIYHWRLSPPGKSLLVHIENHREGREFDATLHLRRQPLTRQTLRHFLWRFPMMTVRTALAIYWQAWKLWRKGAPVYDHSKLEK is encoded by the coding sequence GTGAACAGCGTGCTGTACAGCGGCCACGTGCGCCACCGCCGTTTTACGCCGGTCGACCACCAGTTCAGCTACCGGATCTTTATGCCGTTGATTGACCTCGACGAGCTGCCGCTGCTGAAAAATGTCGGCATTGGCCACAGCCGCCTGCGCGCCGCCAGCTTCAGCAGCGACGACTACCTCGGCGGTGGCGATATCAAGCAGCGGGCACAGGCGCGTATTGCCCAGCTCACCGGCGAGCAGCTTTCCGGGCGGGTAATGCTGCTGACCCAGCTGCGCTACTTCGGCTGCTCGTTTAACCCGGTCAATTTTTACTATCTGTACGATGACGCCGACACCCTGCGCTGGATGCTGGCCGAAGTACGCAACACGCCGTGGAATGAGCGACACACCTATGCAGTGAAACCGGACGGCAGCGAAACCACGGAAAAAGTGTTTCACGTCTCGCCGTTTAATCCGCTGGAGATGATCTACCACTGGCGGCTCTCGCCGCCGGGTAAATCGCTGCTGGTGCATATTGAAAATCACCGCGAAGGCCGTGAGTTTGATGCCACCCTGCATCTGCGCCGCCAGCCGCTTACCCGACAAACCCTGCGCCATTTCCTCTGGCGCTTCCCGATGATGACCGTGAGAACCGCGCTGGCGATTTACTGGCAGGCGTGGAAACTTTGGCGCAAAGGTGCGCCTGTATATGACCACAGCAAGCTGGAGAAATAA
- a CDS encoding NAD(P)/FAD-dependent oxidoreductase produces the protein MRVAIIGSGISGLSCAWKLAARAEVHLYEAGPTPGGHTATVDVELAGKRWAIDTGFIVYNDRTYPRFLALLAELGLESQPTEMSFSVRNQRSGLEYNGHSLTSLFAQRSNLLKPSFYRFLAEIVRFNRCGKQWLEHQQDQGTLDDFLRLHGFSAFFAQHYILPMGAAIWSTSLAEMRRMPLAQFLHFFNHHGLLDLAQRPQWFVIPGGSREYIRRLMQLIGEKIAVYLNTPVTRVLRDEAGVTLESARGSERYDQVIFACHSDQALQLLGDASGAEAAMLAGIPYRANEVVLHTDISMLPKARAAWASWNYRLEDTQAGDELLGASVTYNMNILQGIKAPHTFCVSLNPTQPIDPAKVLRRFEYHHPQFGPDCLHAQQQRLLLNGSNRSWFCGAWSYNGFHEDGIRSALDVIAAMEQGELL, from the coding sequence GTGCGGGTTGCAATTATCGGTAGTGGTATTTCGGGTCTTAGCTGTGCGTGGAAACTTGCCGCGCGCGCTGAGGTACATCTGTACGAGGCTGGCCCAACGCCTGGCGGTCATACCGCCACGGTAGATGTCGAGCTGGCGGGTAAACGCTGGGCGATTGATACCGGGTTTATTGTCTATAACGACCGCACCTATCCGCGCTTTCTGGCGCTGCTGGCCGAGCTCGGGCTGGAGAGTCAGCCAACGGAGATGAGCTTTTCAGTGCGCAATCAGCGCAGCGGGCTGGAGTATAACGGCCACTCGCTGACCAGCCTGTTTGCCCAGCGCAGCAATCTGCTAAAACCCTCGTTTTACCGCTTCCTCGCTGAGATTGTGCGCTTTAACCGCTGCGGCAAGCAGTGGCTGGAGCACCAGCAGGATCAGGGGACGCTGGATGATTTTCTCCGTCTGCACGGCTTCAGCGCCTTCTTTGCTCAGCACTATATTTTGCCGATGGGCGCGGCTATCTGGTCAACCTCGCTGGCGGAGATGCGCCGCATGCCGCTGGCGCAGTTTCTGCACTTCTTTAACCACCACGGCCTGCTCGATCTGGCGCAGCGCCCGCAGTGGTTCGTCATCCCCGGCGGGTCGCGCGAGTACATCCGCCGCCTGATGCAGCTGATTGGCGAGAAGATCGCTGTCTATCTTAACACGCCGGTGACCCGCGTCCTGCGCGATGAGGCCGGCGTCACGCTGGAAAGCGCACGCGGCAGCGAGCGCTATGACCAGGTGATATTTGCCTGTCACAGCGATCAGGCGCTGCAATTGCTGGGCGATGCCTCCGGGGCCGAAGCGGCGATGCTGGCGGGCATCCCCTATCGCGCCAATGAAGTGGTGCTGCATACCGATATCAGTATGTTACCGAAAGCGCGCGCCGCCTGGGCCAGCTGGAACTACCGGCTGGAAGACACTCAGGCGGGAGACGAGCTGCTGGGCGCCAGCGTCACCTACAACATGAATATCCTGCAGGGGATCAAAGCGCCGCACACTTTCTGCGTCAGCCTGAACCCCACGCAGCCCATCGATCCGGCAAAAGTGCTGCGCCGTTTTGAGTACCATCATCCGCAGTTTGGCCCCGACTGCCTTCACGCCCAGCAGCAGCGCCTGCTGCTCAATGGCAGCAACCGCAGCTGGTTCTGCGGCGCGTGGAGCTATAACGGTTTCCATGAAGACGGTATCCGCAGCGCGCTCGACGTGATCGCGGCGATGGAACAGGGGGAGCTGCTGTGA
- a CDS encoding SDR family NAD(P)-dependent oxidoreductase: MKRVLITGASSGIGQQLAQDYAAAGWHVTACGRNRERLEALQVQHPQIELCEFDITDLAQTRSALSNKLVDLAILCAGTCEYLDHGLVEAEKVHRVMQTNFSGPINCLDSLLPQMQPGSRVALVGSTASLVPLPRAEAYGASKAALAYFARSLAQDVSRQQVGISLVLPGFVDTPLTRRNDFAMPMIVDVVQASRFIRHGLEKGKAEIAFPRLFAFILRVTSRLPIALQRLLTQRIAR; this comes from the coding sequence ATGAAACGCGTTCTGATTACCGGTGCCAGTTCGGGCATTGGCCAGCAGCTGGCGCAGGATTATGCCGCCGCTGGCTGGCACGTCACCGCCTGTGGCCGCAACCGCGAACGGCTGGAAGCCCTGCAGGTTCAGCATCCACAAATTGAACTGTGCGAATTCGATATTACCGATCTGGCGCAGACGCGTTCAGCCCTCAGCAACAAGCTGGTTGATCTCGCTATCCTGTGCGCCGGCACCTGTGAATACCTTGATCATGGTCTGGTGGAAGCGGAAAAAGTCCACCGCGTGATGCAGACTAACTTTAGCGGCCCGATTAACTGCCTCGACAGCCTGCTGCCGCAGATGCAGCCCGGCAGCCGTGTGGCGCTGGTGGGTTCCACCGCCAGCCTGGTGCCCCTGCCCCGGGCCGAAGCCTACGGCGCATCGAAAGCTGCGCTGGCCTATTTCGCCCGCAGCCTGGCACAGGACGTCTCGCGCCAGCAGGTCGGCATCAGCCTGGTGCTGCCCGGCTTTGTTGATACCCCGCTGACGCGGCGCAATGATTTCGCCATGCCGATGATTGTCGACGTGGTTCAGGCCTCGCGCTTTATTCGCCACGGTCTGGAGAAGGGCAAAGCGGAAATCGCTTTCCCCCGCCTGTTTGCCTTTATTCTGCGGGTCACATCCCGCCTGCCCATTGCCCTTCAGCGCCTGCTCACGCAGCGAATAGCGAGGTAG
- a CDS encoding nuclear transport factor 2 family protein, producing MTQQATLNQLVEFYETLDSSRLAQLPQIYHHDIRLCDPVGEHQGLAVVERYFAELLKNMRYCRFIVTLVREFDNDALLLWRMEYAHPALQRGAEQSLEGSSYLRFRADKIVFQRDYYDMGAMLYEKLPLLGSVVNRIKKRLQP from the coding sequence ATGACGCAACAGGCGACACTGAACCAGCTGGTAGAATTTTATGAAACGCTGGACAGCAGCCGTCTTGCGCAGCTGCCACAGATTTACCATCACGATATTCGCCTGTGCGATCCGGTGGGTGAACATCAGGGGCTGGCGGTGGTGGAACGTTACTTTGCCGAACTGCTAAAAAATATGCGCTACTGCCGCTTTATCGTCACGCTGGTGCGCGAGTTCGACAATGATGCCCTGCTGCTATGGCGTATGGAGTATGCCCATCCGGCGCTACAACGCGGCGCGGAGCAGAGCCTGGAGGGCAGCAGCTATCTGCGCTTTCGCGCGGATAAGATCGTTTTCCAGCGCGACTACTACGATATGGGCGCAATGCTGTATGAGAAACTGCCGCTGCTGGGCTCAGTGGTCAACCGGATCAAAAAGAGGCTACAGCCATGA
- a CDS encoding MerR family transcriptional regulator — protein MTLYSIGDVAERCGINPVTLRAWQRRYGLLKPQRTEGGHRQFDEEDIERIEEIKRWIESGVPVGKVKALLEGENVNVDDGWFTLQEELMVVLRMVRPSKLRVKIASIGKENPAESLIDHVFVPIRQRLGLDQNTARAMCSLLDGALIDYICFCLAGSRKKAGKDALLVGWGISDRTRLWMEAWRLAQQGWRIDVLAEPLESPRPELFPGQHIFVYTGKALTKRQQEQLAHWQEQGFSITSHGN, from the coding sequence ATGACTCTGTACAGCATCGGTGATGTCGCCGAACGCTGCGGTATTAACCCGGTCACGCTGCGTGCCTGGCAGCGTCGTTATGGCCTGCTCAAGCCACAGCGCACAGAGGGTGGCCACCGCCAGTTCGACGAAGAAGACATAGAGCGCATTGAGGAGATCAAGCGCTGGATAGAGAGCGGCGTGCCGGTCGGCAAAGTTAAGGCCTTGCTGGAAGGCGAAAACGTTAATGTTGATGATGGGTGGTTTACCCTTCAGGAAGAACTGATGGTCGTGCTGCGCATGGTGCGTCCGTCCAAACTACGCGTCAAAATTGCCAGTATTGGCAAGGAAAATCCGGCCGAATCGCTTATCGATCACGTTTTTGTTCCTATCCGTCAACGGCTAGGGCTGGATCAAAATACGGCTCGCGCTATGTGCAGTTTGCTGGATGGTGCTTTAATTGATTATATCTGCTTCTGTTTAGCCGGTTCGCGCAAGAAGGCAGGTAAAGATGCCCTGCTGGTAGGCTGGGGCATTAGCGACCGCACGCGGCTGTGGATGGAAGCATGGCGCCTGGCGCAGCAGGGCTGGCGTATTGACGTGCTGGCGGAACCGCTGGAGTCCCCGCGACCTGAGCTCTTTCCCGGCCAGCATATCTTTGTTTACACAGGTAAAGCATTGACCAAACGCCAGCAGGAGCAGCTGGCTCACTGGCAGGAACAGGGATTCTCCATCACCTCACACGGTAATTGA
- a CDS encoding helix-turn-helix domain-containing protein: protein MKQTPTEQRLAQRLADLRDEKGWSLEVLSDLTGISRASLSRIERAESSPTAALLNRLCSAYGLTMSRLLSEVEQGGVQLLRPEQQSLWRDAESGYQRRSVSPPAQAFHAELVEAHLEAGACIDYDIPPVAGLEQHIWMLDGVLELRMNDRQWRLEKGDCLRFHLFGQTSFHAPEASGAHYALVVARS, encoded by the coding sequence GTGAAACAGACTCCAACGGAACAGCGGCTTGCTCAGCGTCTGGCCGATCTGCGTGATGAAAAGGGCTGGTCGCTGGAGGTGCTGTCAGATCTTACCGGGATAAGCCGCGCTTCGCTATCGCGTATCGAGCGTGCTGAGAGCAGCCCGACGGCGGCACTGCTTAATCGCCTGTGCAGTGCCTATGGATTAACCATGTCTCGCCTGCTCAGCGAAGTGGAACAGGGCGGGGTACAGCTTTTGCGTCCTGAACAGCAGAGCCTGTGGCGCGATGCGGAGAGCGGCTACCAGCGCCGCAGCGTCTCGCCTCCGGCGCAGGCGTTTCACGCGGAGCTGGTGGAGGCCCACCTTGAAGCCGGGGCGTGCATCGACTATGACATCCCGCCGGTGGCGGGACTGGAGCAGCATATCTGGATGCTGGATGGCGTGCTGGAACTGCGCATGAACGATCGGCAGTGGCGGCTGGAGAAGGGCGACTGCCTGCGCTTCCACCTGTTTGGTCAAACCTCTTTTCATGCGCCGGAAGCCAGCGGCGCGCACTATGCCCTGGTGGTGGCGCGCTCATGA
- a CDS encoding GNAT family N-acetyltransferase, which yields MNELEYQWLDAQQAHSEQEALYRVLDGCVAHGASVGFVNRDPAVLSRFWQDVVLSLACGDKQLLVARLQGRIVATVMVVLAMPPNGAHRAEIVKLLVHPEARRRGIARALMQQAEERARAAGRSLLVLDTRSGDVAEPLYASRGWQVAGQIPDYAQSVAGEREATTVMYKRV from the coding sequence ATGAATGAACTCGAATATCAGTGGTTAGACGCACAGCAGGCTCATTCTGAGCAGGAGGCACTGTACCGGGTGCTGGACGGCTGCGTGGCGCACGGTGCCAGCGTCGGCTTTGTCAATCGCGACCCGGCAGTGCTCAGCCGATTCTGGCAGGACGTGGTGCTGAGCCTGGCGTGCGGCGATAAACAGCTGCTGGTGGCGCGCCTGCAGGGGCGGATTGTAGCCACGGTGATGGTGGTGCTGGCGATGCCGCCTAACGGCGCGCACCGGGCGGAAATCGTCAAGCTGCTGGTGCATCCTGAAGCGCGGCGGCGCGGTATTGCCCGGGCGCTGATGCAGCAGGCAGAGGAGCGTGCGCGTGCCGCCGGGCGCAGCCTGCTGGTGCTGGACACCCGCAGTGGCGACGTTGCGGAACCGCTGTATGCCTCCCGCGGCTGGCAGGTCGCCGGGCAGATCCCGGACTATGCGCAGTCGGTAGCGGGAGAGAGGGAAGCCACAACGGTGATGTACAAGCGGGTCTGA
- the dinG gene encoding ATP-dependent DNA helicase DinG, with amino-acid sequence MALTVALKTQIAGWYKALQQQVPDFIPRAPQRQMIAEVAKTLSGDDGRHLAIEAPTGVGKTLSYLIPGIAVSRAEEKPLVVSTANVALQDQIFSKDLPLLKKIIPELKFTAAFGRGRYVCPRNLSALATDEENQGDLLLFLDDDMTASKDERAICTELEKSLKRYQWDGLRDHSAENIEDSLWQRLSTDKANCLGSNCNWFRECPFYVARREIENADVVVANHALVMAALETESVLPPPKNLLLVLDEGHHLPDVARDALEMSGEITPGWTMLQLDLFCRLVEQCLAQFRPKRPPPLSHPDKLKAHCEEVREQLQMLSQILGLYLPPDGQEGEYRFEMGLLPEEILTLCARLFKLSDALRGLAEGMMNDLSEKSGQFDVVRLQRTLIQMNRALGWFEASSKLWRLAAMEQASGAPVSKWVAREIRDGNAHLLFHCAGIRVSDQLEKLLWRKIPHVVVTSATLRSLNSFQRLQEMSGLSEKAGDRFVSLDSPFNHVTQGKLVIPQMKYEPMLANEVMHLAEMAHFFRQQIKEAQHKGILVLFASNRAMQQFIAYLPELRLMMLVQGDKPRPALVALHRKRVEQGETSVLVGLQSFAEGLDLKGELLSQVHIHKIAFPPVDSPVILTEGEWLKSLKRYPFEVQSLPSASFNLIQQVGRLIRSHDCFGEIIIYDRRLISKSYGARLLGALPVFPIEQPPMPEGELPKAVTPAVRPKPAGRRRR; translated from the coding sequence ATGGCGTTAACTGTCGCGTTAAAAACGCAAATTGCCGGGTGGTATAAAGCCCTGCAACAGCAAGTCCCCGATTTTATTCCGCGTGCCCCCCAGCGGCAGATGATTGCTGAAGTGGCTAAAACGCTGTCGGGGGACGACGGTCGTCATCTGGCTATTGAAGCCCCCACCGGCGTGGGTAAGACGCTCTCCTACCTGATCCCCGGCATTGCCGTTAGCCGCGCTGAAGAAAAACCGCTGGTGGTCAGTACCGCCAACGTGGCGCTGCAGGACCAGATTTTCAGCAAGGATCTGCCGCTGCTGAAAAAAATTATCCCCGAACTGAAGTTCACCGCCGCCTTTGGCCGCGGGCGCTACGTCTGCCCGCGCAACCTGTCGGCGCTGGCGACGGATGAAGAGAATCAGGGCGATCTGCTGCTGTTTCTCGACGACGATATGACCGCCAGTAAAGATGAGCGCGCGATCTGCACCGAACTGGAAAAATCCCTTAAGCGCTATCAGTGGGACGGCCTGCGCGACCACAGCGCGGAAAATATCGAAGATTCGCTGTGGCAGCGCCTCAGCACCGATAAAGCCAACTGCCTTGGCAGTAACTGCAACTGGTTCCGCGAGTGCCCGTTTTACGTGGCGCGGCGTGAAATTGAGAACGCCGACGTGGTGGTGGCGAACCACGCGCTGGTGATGGCGGCGCTGGAAACCGAATCGGTGCTGCCGCCGCCGAAGAACCTGCTGCTGGTGCTGGACGAGGGCCACCATCTGCCCGACGTGGCGCGTGATGCGCTCGAAATGAGCGGTGAGATCACCCCGGGCTGGACCATGCTGCAGCTCGACCTGTTCTGCCGCCTGGTGGAGCAGTGCCTCGCGCAGTTCCGCCCGAAGCGCCCGCCGCCGCTTAGCCACCCAGACAAACTGAAAGCGCACTGTGAAGAGGTGCGTGAGCAGCTGCAGATGCTGTCACAGATCCTCGGGCTGTATCTGCCGCCGGACGGCCAGGAGGGCGAGTACCGCTTTGAGATGGGCCTGCTGCCTGAGGAGATCCTTACCCTTTGCGCCCGCCTGTTCAAGCTCAGCGATGCGCTGCGCGGGCTGGCGGAAGGGATGATGAACGACCTCAGCGAGAAGAGCGGCCAGTTTGACGTGGTGCGGCTGCAGCGCACGCTGATCCAGATGAACCGTGCGCTGGGCTGGTTTGAAGCCAGCAGCAAGCTGTGGCGGCTGGCGGCGATGGAGCAGGCTTCCGGCGCGCCGGTGTCAAAGTGGGTGGCGCGGGAGATCCGCGATGGCAATGCTCACCTGCTGTTTCACTGCGCCGGGATCCGCGTCAGCGATCAGCTGGAAAAGCTGCTTTGGCGTAAGATCCCTCACGTGGTGGTGACCTCCGCCACGCTGCGATCCCTTAACAGCTTCCAGCGCCTGCAGGAGATGTCCGGCCTGAGTGAAAAGGCGGGCGATCGCTTTGTCTCCCTCGACTCGCCGTTTAACCACGTCACGCAGGGCAAGCTGGTCATCCCGCAGATGAAATATGAGCCGATGCTGGCGAATGAAGTGATGCATCTGGCCGAAATGGCGCACTTTTTTCGCCAGCAGATCAAAGAGGCGCAGCACAAGGGGATTCTGGTGCTGTTCGCCAGCAATCGGGCGATGCAGCAGTTTATCGCCTATCTGCCCGAGCTGCGCCTGATGATGCTGGTGCAGGGCGACAAGCCGCGCCCGGCACTGGTGGCGCTGCACCGCAAACGCGTGGAGCAGGGCGAAACCAGCGTGCTGGTAGGGCTACAGTCGTTCGCCGAAGGGCTGGATCTTAAAGGTGAACTGCTATCCCAGGTGCATATCCATAAAATTGCTTTCCCCCCGGTCGACAGTCCGGTTATTTTGACCGAGGGCGAGTGGCTGAAAAGCCTTAAGCGCTATCCGTTTGAAGTGCAGAGCCTGCCGAGCGCATCGTTTAATCTTATCCAGCAGGTTGGCCGCCTGATCCGCAGCCATGACTGCTTCGGCGAGATTATTATTTATGACCGCCGTCTGATCAGCAAAAGCTATGGTGCGCGCCTGCTGGGTGCGCTACCGGTATTCCCAATAGAGCAGCCGCCCATGCCGGAGGGCGAGCTGCCGAAAGCCGTGACGCCTGCCGTGAGGCCAAAACCCGCAGGCAGGCGGCGTCGTTAA
- the ybiB gene encoding DNA-binding protein YbiB, with protein MEYNKIIKEVGRGKNHARDIDIDTARDLYRQMLAGNVPELELGGILIALRIKGEGEEEMLGFYQAMQEQMPRLTPPAHLPMPVVIPSYNGARRQGNLTPLLALLLSHLGFPVLMHGVSDDPTRVTSEAVFAALGIAPVASAAEAQAKLDAGELAFITIGTLCPAMEQQLSLRWRMGVRNSAHTLAKLATPFAEDAALRLASVSHPEYIPRVGKFFSDIGGRGLLLNGTEGEVYANPQRCPSISLIAGAQPEQLLGRQEEVVLSDGALPGAKDAETTAAWIHRCLAQEVPVPQSLRLQIACCYLATGRAADLDGALELIAQAGY; from the coding sequence ATGGAATATAACAAGATTATTAAAGAGGTCGGGCGCGGCAAAAATCACGCGCGCGATATTGATATTGATACCGCCCGCGACCTGTATCGCCAGATGCTGGCCGGCAACGTGCCCGAGCTGGAGCTGGGCGGGATCCTGATTGCGCTGCGCATCAAAGGCGAAGGTGAAGAGGAGATGCTCGGCTTCTACCAGGCGATGCAGGAGCAGATGCCGCGTTTGACGCCGCCTGCGCACCTGCCTATGCCTGTTGTCATCCCCAGCTACAACGGTGCACGCCGCCAGGGCAACCTTACGCCGCTGCTGGCGCTGCTGCTCTCTCACCTTGGTTTCCCGGTGCTGATGCATGGCGTTAGCGACGATCCGACTCGCGTTACCAGCGAAGCGGTGTTCGCCGCACTGGGTATCGCGCCGGTGGCTTCAGCGGCTGAAGCGCAGGCGAAGCTGGACGCCGGTGAACTGGCGTTTATCACCATCGGTACGCTGTGCCCGGCGATGGAGCAGCAGCTCTCGCTGCGCTGGCGTATGGGAGTGCGCAACAGCGCCCATACGCTGGCCAAGCTGGCGACGCCGTTTGCCGAGGACGCTGCGCTGCGCCTCGCCAGCGTATCGCACCCGGAATATATCCCGCGCGTCGGTAAGTTCTTCAGCGATATTGGCGGGCGCGGGCTGCTGCTCAACGGCACAGAAGGGGAGGTTTACGCTAACCCGCAGCGCTGCCCGTCAATCAGCCTGATTGCCGGTGCACAGCCGGAACAGCTGCTGGGGCGTCAGGAAGAGGTGGTGCTGAGCGACGGTGCGTTGCCGGGGGCAAAGGATGCCGAAACCACCGCCGCGTGGATCCATCGTTGCCTGGCACAGGAAGTCCCGGTGCCGCAGTCGCTGCGGCTGCAGATCGCCTGCTGCTACCTTGCCACCGGGCGCGCCGCGGACCTCGATGGGGCGTTAGAGTTGATTGCTCAGGCGGGGTATTAA